The following proteins are encoded in a genomic region of Spirosoma sp. SC4-14:
- a CDS encoding ATP-binding protein translates to MRFIFGLYILIGGMTLPAVQAQPTANVLTIPLEEVLPDEYWRFHAGHNPAWASPSYDDRQWTASSPSELLLQNQPLWQARQGWFRLPIRVGKHLVGQELHLSIDQFGTSEWYLDGRKLATLKPFARGWAASQRTLQSLSLQLADTNQHLLAVHYRFQPEPIYYAATGETPFETTVYLASQASHLMANWHRLITSLTFCLISVFALLGLLHLLFYRANPNQVVNKWQGMAMLCLGFGSLLDGMSEFPISLTAYSLTSLICELTCYLGFGFLLTAVYRYLNQPVGWLYRALIIWMAGSFIYSLWVDNPSSLLTTVLLLTFLFDYVRVSWLGKRQPTADARLPWNALKVAFYTLLGSPLVLILLLVIGQTDHLDLFVYVTLLLVAVAMLIIPLGFSLSLVRDYARTHQALRQNLRQVEQLSRQTLVQEQEKQYLLAQQNQTLERQVHQRTAALEESLEELRRTQNQLIQAEKMATMGKLTKGIVDRILNPLNYVNNFSLNAQELLVDLQAVTQKHQATFSADDRDSLNDITSMLIQNLTKINEHGNSTARILQDMRKLLKERSSTLVLTDLNPYLRQHIDTALQKAMARYPALSVQLDLQLCPQVIPVHLLPVEFSEMLASLVDNTCYALAEKSRRLEEFEPRLEVSTEVVDEHVQLQVRDNGHGIPTREASQLFNPFFTTKPTAKGTGLGLFMSKDVVEYLQGQMQIESVEEQYTQVTILLPLRNNRLSAA, encoded by the coding sequence ATGCGGTTTATTTTTGGGCTCTATATACTTATTGGGGGAATGACACTGCCAGCCGTGCAGGCCCAGCCAACAGCCAATGTTCTTACTATACCTTTAGAAGAAGTATTGCCGGATGAATACTGGCGATTTCACGCTGGCCACAATCCAGCCTGGGCCAGCCCGTCTTATGATGATCGGCAATGGACAGCTAGTTCGCCGTCAGAACTTCTGCTTCAGAATCAACCTCTCTGGCAGGCCCGACAGGGGTGGTTTCGGTTGCCTATTCGGGTGGGAAAGCATTTGGTTGGCCAGGAACTACACCTTTCTATCGACCAGTTTGGAACCTCCGAATGGTATCTGGACGGTCGTAAGTTAGCGACTCTCAAACCATTTGCCAGAGGGTGGGCAGCTTCGCAGCGAACGCTTCAGTCACTTTCACTGCAGTTGGCCGATACCAATCAGCATCTGTTAGCTGTTCATTACAGGTTTCAGCCTGAGCCTATCTACTACGCTGCTACTGGCGAGACTCCTTTCGAAACAACGGTTTATCTGGCAAGTCAGGCAAGCCACCTAATGGCGAACTGGCACCGCCTGATCACGAGCTTAACCTTTTGCCTGATTAGTGTATTTGCGCTGTTGGGTTTACTTCATCTGCTGTTCTACCGAGCGAACCCTAATCAAGTGGTCAATAAATGGCAGGGCATGGCTATGCTTTGTCTGGGTTTTGGTTCGTTACTGGATGGCATGAGTGAATTTCCCATCTCCTTAACGGCCTATTCACTAACAAGCCTGATCTGTGAGCTGACGTGCTATCTGGGGTTTGGTTTTCTACTGACAGCGGTGTATCGCTATCTGAATCAGCCTGTTGGCTGGCTTTATCGAGCGCTAATCATTTGGATGGCCGGCAGCTTTATATACAGCCTCTGGGTTGATAATCCATCCAGTTTACTAACAACGGTGTTGCTCCTGACATTTCTATTCGACTATGTTCGGGTTAGCTGGCTTGGAAAACGGCAGCCAACAGCCGATGCCAGGCTCCCCTGGAACGCTCTTAAGGTTGCCTTCTATACATTATTGGGGAGCCCGTTGGTCTTGATACTCTTACTCGTAATAGGGCAGACAGATCACCTTGACCTGTTTGTATATGTGACATTACTGCTGGTGGCCGTGGCAATGTTGATTATACCACTGGGATTTTCGCTCTCTCTCGTAAGGGATTATGCGCGAACCCACCAGGCGCTGCGCCAGAATTTGCGGCAAGTAGAACAACTGTCAAGGCAGACCCTGGTTCAGGAGCAGGAAAAGCAGTACCTACTGGCACAGCAGAACCAAACTCTCGAACGGCAGGTACATCAGCGCACAGCCGCGCTGGAAGAATCGCTGGAAGAATTGCGCAGAACACAGAACCAGTTGATCCAGGCCGAAAAAATGGCTACTATGGGCAAGCTCACCAAAGGTATTGTCGACCGCATTCTTAACCCACTTAACTACGTCAACAACTTCTCACTCAATGCTCAGGAGCTATTAGTGGATTTGCAGGCGGTAACGCAGAAACACCAGGCAACATTTTCTGCTGACGATCGGGATTCTCTGAACGATATAACCAGTATGCTAATCCAGAATCTAACCAAAATCAACGAGCATGGTAATAGCACTGCCCGCATTTTACAGGATATGCGAAAATTGCTTAAAGAGCGCTCGTCGACCCTGGTGCTTACGGACCTGAATCCATATCTGAGACAGCATATCGATACTGCCCTACAGAAAGCAATGGCCAGATACCCGGCCTTATCGGTTCAACTCGACCTGCAACTATGCCCGCAAGTCATCCCAGTGCATTTGTTGCCGGTTGAATTTAGTGAAATGCTGGCCAGCCTGGTCGATAATACCTGTTACGCATTGGCTGAAAAGAGCCGCCGGTTGGAGGAGTTTGAGCCGCGCCTGGAGGTAAGTACGGAGGTTGTCGATGAGCATGTGCAACTACAGGTTCGGGACAATGGGCACGGAATTCCAACCCGAGAGGCCAGTCAGTTATTTAATCCATTTTTCACTACCAAACCTACGGCCAAAGGCACAGGGCTCGGTTTATTCATGAGCAAAGACGTAGTTGAATATTTGCAGGGACAAATGCAGATTGAGTCGGTAGAAGAACAATATACTCAGGTAACAATCCTATTGCCGCTCAGGAACAATCGGCTTTCTGCGGCCTGA